Genomic window (Helianthus annuus cultivar XRQ/B chromosome 3, HanXRQr2.0-SUNRISE, whole genome shotgun sequence):
TTGTCATGAATCATGATGCACACACACATCTATTTCACAATAGTGCTTTgttccattttttattatttattttaatttgttATGGCTTCTACATGTTTGGCAGAATATTTAACGAGTATGAAGACTACGACTATGCTAGGACTGGTAGTATTGCTACAGAAACGGTTAGTAGTTTTATACGCACACACATATctttttatatgtatttatatttCTATGCCACTGTTAATTTACTTGGGATTCTGTATTGatgaatattatttttattataagtTTGTATGCTTATTTGAGTGATATATGACTTTTCAGGTGGAACTTAAAGAAGGTCCTCTGGACCAGTTCACACATGAGATGGAACCCTTCTTGAGGAAGCAAGGGATGCCGGTGCGGTTAAATAAAGGTTTGCATTCTCTCTTTCTCTCGAATCATTTTGTTCATAAGATTAGATTGTTACTGGAATAGTAGTAGTGCTCTCAATCTAATTGTTTATAAAAAATGAATGCTTTGTACTGAATCGGTTTCACGTAAAATACTCGTAATCTGACCCAGGCATGCCACTTTTATGCTACCTTTAAGTACGATATTCAGTTTCTTTTTGGTGTGAAATAGGTGTGGTGGAACTTGTCGGAGACTTTGTTGTATGTGAGGAGGGTAATCCTGTATCACCGGAGGCCTCTCGCATACTGGTCAGTATCATACGTTTTTAAATGATAATTTCTGGTTCTTATATTTATAGTTAGTTATTAGCATCTCATAATGTGGCTTTGATTTTGATGTGAATGCAGCGTTTAATGGAGATGAAGATGGCTACATTTAAGCTCAACTTGATATGCCGATGGAGCCCAGAGGATTTTGAAATGTATCAAGAAGGGTTGCAAGGATCGGATATCGAGTCTTCGTAAGTTATATTAATTTGTATGCTCTTGCTTTAAAGCAGTTATATGACTGTTTTTGTGAAACGGTGTGTGTTTGGACACCTTTTTTGGTGGAAATCTGTAATGGACTATGCAAATCCTACCGGAAATATAGTGATTCTTATTGGTACTTAATTGGATCTCAAATGTGTTTGAATTATGCCAAGTTGTCTACTTTATAATCCTTTGAGGTGTTCATGGCTAGTTTTGATGAAATTTTAGTCGCTCTGCATATTGTGGTTTTGAAAACGAGAAATTAAACCGACCTGGAGGTTTCAGGATTCGCTTTTGATGGTGTGAACATAATAGTACTAACTGTGAAAACCGAGCTGTATAAATCCGAAATTGGTTCACCGACTTGCATTATTTGTTTGGACAGTTGTAGTTTTTTGCTGTAGCCACAACGCAACGAAGCAGccttttttataaaattttagaACAGGCCATCTGCAATAAAAAAAGAGAATGTTCAATGCACCATCCTTCGTCATAATGGCCTTAATGTGCGCCTTTTCTTGAACTTTTTTATAATGTTACAAAATTGCaaaatgtgaaaaaaaaatcGTGATTTTACAGTATTAGAGTACTTTACAAAATTAAATCAAGATTTTTTtggattctttttttttttctcaacggcaaatttagatcactgacggaccactggagtatcatcgtgccaccagaggaaccacccgatcatatccatctccactaggcataatgccacaCCAATTCAGGTGGAAACCCAATAGACAAGGGAAAACcaccttgtgggaatcgaacccaggacctattggttccaaagccttatcccaccaccaagatgccaTTAGATTTTTTTGGATTCTGGGACTATGGTACATGATTAATAAGATGggggaaaaatttcaaaattgTTTTTCCTCTTTACTTTTTATGTTAAGGGTACTTTGTATGTTAAGTCCATTTGTATAATAATTTAACCTTATATATTATATGGGtgaggatcaaataggaagtttattttggctaggaaggataggaagcaatagtATTATGACATGTGTCTTTTTTAAATTTAAGgtgaaggggtattttggtccaTTTACTTTTTTATCTCAAAAAGCCCTAGATCTAATTCCAAAAACCTGCAACTTACAACTTTAAATTTCATCTCTATCATATCTTCCCCACCACAGTCGCCGGCGCCAGAAAACAGGTAACAAAGCACCATCCTCGTCAGAACTAAGATCTACTTTTCCGGCCACACTTCCGTCACTAACCACTGTAACCGTGTTCAACTTCTCCAACTTCATCTTCTCCATCACCGCCTCATAAGACGCGACCACAACCTTCAACATAACTCCGGCCACCGGCACGCTACTAGTTTTACTCATCCAGATGTGATAATAAAGATTGGAAGAAAACGATTGATCGCGTATAACTTGTAAGTAAGCACCAACTATGAAGGAGAGGTGTTTTACAGAATAAAGATATGATATTTATATAAATGACGTCAGAGGTGATTCAGATAAAGAAGATAGCATAAAACGCAGTAAAGTGTATTTGTTGCGTTTTTGGAAAATGTCAGTTGTGTTAATTTTATAATTGTTTCATATATGAGATTTTCCCAAATATGAGTACTATCCAAGATTACTAACAATTGCGTTTTTTGAGAATGTAAATAACTATTGTATTAATTATATAATGTTTTTTCAGATTAGATTGGGCCCACATAAGTATCCATTCTTTTGAGAACTTAAGTTATTCTTATTTATATTTCTAAAACATAAGAAGTATTATATTGTGTTTTACAAAATtgttctattgcgttttacaacaAAACATGCAGAATCGTTATCTGTGTTTTACGAATAATGTTATTTGggttttaaaactttttttaaaaaacttgTAAGTAGTTGATATGGTGATAAACACTATTTTTATCCATTACGTTgtattttattgtgttttagtccattgcgttttaggtaaaacacattttatgtgtttttagtccattatgttttaggtaaaacacatttttatgtgttttcagtccattgcgttttagagagaacactttcttttgtttttttaggccattgcgttttaggaaacaaacattttaagtgtttttggccattgcgttttagaaataagacatttgtttgtgtttttggtgcattgcgttttaggtaaaacacatttttatgtgtttttagtccattgcgttagaaagtacactttcttttgagtttttaggctattgcgttttagaaataagacatttctttgtgttttttggccattgagttttacaaataagacatttctttgtgttttttgtgcattgcgttttagaaaaatgtcattttttaggttttttttttcattgcgttttacgtaaatGGGGTTTTTCTATTGcattttacgcaactgggtttttaatttttttttgaaaatatagcaatagtatacttattttaaagataaaaaaacgctcgtttttttggtgcaatttttataaaaaaataatgtcgtatgaaagagttattaacgtttaaaaaatgggggggaattggaagagagagaaactattgccttgaattgactagaatgcccATAAACAAACTCACGCccctcttttcttcccttcaatttccataatttaatcttagcccttaattaactaaatggatggtcaagatcacttcctagccttcttagccaaataaacttcctattgtatctccaccctataTTATATTAAACtatttaatttttaaattttatccgtaagaccgtggggtatggtggggtgggggttgggggcatgagttgacacgtggagttcgagcccCCCCGCCGGTGAGcgacgtgtccgtggggtatggcggggcgtggctagcccgcgtggcTTGGtagtttattaaaataaaaataaaaaaaacaaaaattaaaaaatacacacaacattaaaaaaaaactaaaattttattaaattccttaaaattacaaaattcataaaaattacaaaataaacctAAAAaggattacaaaaaaaaaaaaacctagagcgttaggTAAATTTCGAAAAGAGCGGGCTTGTCGAACGGCTttctgttaggatctgaggctgtcatgattcgtgtttgtttgcataaaactaataagtgcagcggaaatgagttgcaaacaaagtaaacacaaacaaaggaaagtagagattgataaacaattgcttttcattgagtcaaatgattgaaatacaaagcaaatgattacagtaaaagcttacaatctaaactccccctcagcctgatacaccagagttggttgcccaagatgaaaggatgaattgaggagaagaactcactcaaaacgatcaagtgtaacagtacagagtactgtcatacttataggcaaaccaaactgctgatatacttcagctgacgtcaccatgatagtgacatctaacgacctaacaaactacaaatactgtcctatacaaactactgttatgtaacatctgatattcactaacatacaaaacaaaatgaaaactactgcttcacgttccactgttgtagcctaagcacagatgttgagtcttcaatgctttcttcaaaggtgaccagtctttgagagggcagtgcttgagtcttcagcagcacttaggaaacagcagtagatagagcaacagagtttgtctttagcagttgttaggtaatcaccagagtttggtttatcagttgttgtagttgagcagcacttaagattatcagttgttagataaccactgtaaaggggagagattagagtaaactgctgcttatttgaagtccactgatgggatccggttttggctttacattatctgttcctctgttagggttcaatcccaacaatctccccctggaacagataatgccaaaacccttccttattcaggacctttattcttcatcagaagttcctttgcttttcttttaaattcttcctcaaaatccttggaacttgtatcatcctcatccctgcacaatgtaagctcaaggagatcctgtagatcttcagcacttaggcctagtgcctgattccttgatatatgcttcacatcaccattgaatctgagcaaagtcaatacgtgggtcttttgatcagacatccactttagtatttttgaactcaATGGGTTTCTTAGGAGAGATTTATTATCTGATGAACTTGAAGTGATTGGCCTGTAGAAGTGAAGAGCAGCatcatgagcttcagacactcgtatGAATGCTTGATCAATGATCTTCTTGGCTTCAGCTAtatctgcttcaacttctttgtcaatcagctcactgtttgtgatgcctgctgatgacttttggcttactactttaacctttttggcaaggACTTGTAGTTTAgccaatctttctttatctgaagctattttcttcatagcttcttcaatctgttcagcttctttgttcttatctactccagcagacaacatttccttcttttctttactcagctttgtgataaaatcttctgctgtgctgatctgtgtttcgaaaagtttgacttgttcttgaagctttttgtagtcagaccTTTTGGGAGGGTTAGAGGCTTTCATCCTCTGCTTCTCAagtctttcataagcttcatcagtttgttgcctagaccattttgatatggcttcagcagtgtctatcttagcatccaccaactcccttttcttccttttatactcagcagtgagatcagcaatgagtcttttgtacttactccagtttggagcagttttcctttttgagggatcatttttgaccttttggatcctttcagcctcatgcttcaaagctactaatgaccattctttaaactgggattcttcagctggatagaacttttctttcatgatgaaggctagaagctGTTCTCTTaatctcttcttttgatcagccttttctttgtctagctcttgtacatattcttccatctgcttaacctttgcaaggtagaactccagtctattcgcaatgccttcttcgcttagtttttctttctcactgtcaaccttggctttaactttagcttgccttgccttgcctttatcttgagataatcatttatatcttctggagctatatagccgatgagtgaggagaattttctttttgatgggtctgcttctgtataaaactgtctcatctcatttttgatggcatcaagctctagtggatatttttcagcatttggatcatgtatcccttcatcggcagtaattggctttctttttctttttaggagTTGTGGTTGTGATATGGGAAGAGATATAGGAAGAATTAGGGCAGTTGTGGATGTCTGACTAAcggtggttgaaacaactggtgtctcaactgatGTTGTCATTACAATTACTGATGTATCAgtagttgtcttctgcttttgagcaggagatgaagaatgggaaatgatatttgaaggtggtgatggtggtggtgactcatcatcaggaatgaagacctttcttctttttgaagaggagactgatgatgttttgggtggatcagtggtttgtgattgtgattgactaacagtggttgaaacaactggtgcttcaatcactgttgtcactacagcagatgttgtaacatctgctgtcttctgctttatggcaggaggcagtggtagTGATGTGGTTGTAGATGATGATAGtgatgaggtggtgtgtgttgaaggtgtgtgtgttgatgagatggcagctgtttggctactgacagcagtttttgtaactactgctgtatcagctgttgaagtttgtgaggttttgggtttctctggttcaatgtacaccccatcttctatacctttctttttcaacctagttttctccccttttttggcattatctgccaggggtgtgtccatgaagaaaatggcagaaggagctttctcactttgagcattctgttgtatgctgccctttatagccttgatgtctgcttgagtgtctttgaaccgagattccaccatgttggtcagcatttttacttgatttgcgtgctgtttagcagccaattgttgctgatgttcaagcagtggttggagaatattccatagctcatttgcagcaaatgcttgtggagcaggtgcttgagcaggaggagcagaagattgggctatttgagcttctaacagctgctgcaccatatcttttatttctgcaactgaagattccaggttttcaactctggccgtcaattcattatatcttgaatcatcacctgaattaacaagatcatctgaatccccaccagcagtggttgtatcaatgtttgacttaggaagtgaatcccaaatatcatccattgatgccccttgttcttggtactggggacttctttcttcagcaaccgatagacctttgatggtaccagtggttatatttaactcactggtggttaccgatgttgccatggaagaaattgccttcaagggagtcttagttatgaaacaactgtccaactgaagatctgttgatccatcagttatagttgctgctccacttgaactaccaccaagagttacttgaaactcaaggggtgtaacctcctcaactgttgctgggatagcagaggtattagcatcagacccagtcacttgtggaggtatgctctcagtaataggtgattgagaggaactggttttgtctgtgcaatatcaactgcatgcaacaggggtattattgattgtggcattattattggtgagggtgtgggggtagaaagagacatgtccttgggatcaggactgtggaagatggatccgagtggatacagagcttcataatgtggtgtccctgtgcttacaacctgaccctttcgtgaggatgcaggaggagttttaggctggggttgagatctttcttccagctgctgtgaggaagtagcagcagtggtttcttgtgacttttgtgttgtcactggcattaactctgggatctcatcttccagagttgcctttggtgtgggtttggtgggttttctggatggttttcttttggtctttttggtggcaggtgttggtttcaaagcagtgggtgtgctactttgatcacctggagcagtgggctcagcagtggttgctacagggtcagtggcagtttctaaaacctgctctgcctcttttgtttttaattttataggtgccatcattcttgaaaaagtttctattgttaaacagtttattttgaatgagacaccttgtttgggcagttctacatctttctctacaaatatttgttcaaaataatagcttagaaatctcggaaagagcagaaaaggcttattatcaacgttctttaccaaatcatcaaatattgcctgggagtagttaaaatttttATCGTTCAAAATTGCATATGCCAGACATTGAATTTtcgttggtatctcattgaaggacgttgttttatttgaaacacacatgagcagtgtgtggaataaaaatctggatGCAGAAGGGAAGTagcccttttgtagggtatcctttTTGGGTtcttctgcatagcccctgtttgtgaaatcctttttcaactcatcttttgaaaatgatgtttttccatttaaatcatcgagtttaaagatttcagagatggattttggtgaaatatttaccttcttaccctgtatcgaggagttgatggcagcaatgatatctccttgtttttcaagggtggcgttttccagaactctctctgggtatcaaggtaaatgggagcatctgctgttatcaaagttttgtactttgatgcagaaaggatgtcaaggatggaatcgaaggtgtggttatcggtaggttttgtgagtatacctacatagttatgtggagatttgtagcgaatctccggtgtttcagcagccatttgagtggcatctgctgttgtggtggaagaagatggttttgattttgattttggtttcgtcattttggatgaagaagatcgaagaagtttttggagttatgagagggaaactgttatgagaagagaacctttggaattcaattcgacagtaaaaccctgtttggatttaatcatggttttatttagggaaaaaatgattactgatgtggcagcggttattttgatctgaaggctaaaaactgaccacgcgtcaaacatctgatggaatggtaaatgatggaggacagttgttttgacaactactgatggatcaagtatcagtagttacaacggtaataaaatgaaatggTGGGTGTAGCAGCGGAtggaacaaagattttaaacatcagtgtttttgaagagcagaggttgacactataggagtggacagactttagagagcagatgttatggcacaacagcattttaggaaCAACAGTGGATAAAAACCAATTAGGGTCATATatttaacaactgtttgtgcggcagtgttttgacttttgacaaattcttttagcacctgtttgttcagatgtagaaaataatttgttcttgtaaaagcacaatctcttgtctatcatctgttgagtaccagaattgctattcttaacaatacacattttagatgcataatatcaagattaaattgtcagcagtgattctcagaaattttgttcaaggttttgccatctgtctatttttcagacagtggtttagcatcccagatgatgaagacatttctacatgagctgctcattttgtgtctaattactggaactagaccatgagtatctcagtagtctaattcaatttgcaatcaatttatgatcagtggaagcctaacttgagcttaacatgaccttggtaTGTATGTCATTTCCTCTTGACCAGTTTTagggatagtaattacacacaaaaacaaggtaattacatccagaccagagatgaacttttattattaaaaagagtaaaagaacaaaatatatttcaTAGAAGAATAAAATATATCTGGTTTTTATTAGAGAAGAAAACACCTTAGAAAAATTAAAGGATGTTTTGGAGaaaatcaaaaggatctgacagctttttcAAGTAAACGATCAAGTTATTCTCAAGTTATTctgaccattgtttgggtcattttcttgtcaattgattgtgaATTTCTTTTAAGCACCATCACTGGATAtgccattgttaccagaacaatttctgtattgataaatgcacacagttgcatgatgaccactgatGACCTAACTTTAACCTCAAAAGTGTTTTCTGCTTATGCTCtcttcttttgatttcaaaagttttgagatagctacactttgggatttgttcattttccctttttaccctgtttatttacatgttcagaatcactcactaggagattatattttgaacatgctttgtccataatcactttgaagcaatgttttaagacatctgaccatgtttgagcatgttttagttcagatctctcattacttatgattaggactgttttaacattttattt
Coding sequences:
- the LOC110928943 gene encoding mRNA turnover protein 4 homolog, with amino-acid sequence MPKSKRDRAVTLSKTKKKGREHKENIVSSIRDAVEKYNSIYVFSFENMRNLKFKQFREQLKSTSRFFLGSNKVMQVALGRSESDEMRPGLHKVSKLLRGDSGLCLTNMPVEEAQRIFNEYEDYDYARTGSIATETVELKEGPLDQFTHEMEPFLRKQGMPVRLNKGVVELVGDFVVCEEGNPVSPEASRILRLMEMKMATFKLNLICRWSPEDFEMYQEGLQGSDIESS